One part of the Rhodococcus oxybenzonivorans genome encodes these proteins:
- a CDS encoding aerobic carbon-monoxide dehydrogenase large subunit, with amino-acid sequence MTTVESRPPSGDAEIIDNDKKPCGHGRMLRKEDPRFIRGLGNYVDDITLPGMLHLAILRSPVAHARIVSIDTTAAQEHPKVTAVVTGADLAAKNLAWMPTLSNDVQAVLATDKVRFQGQEVAFVIAEDRYSARDALELIDVEYDMLDPVVDARAALSPDAPVIRDDLEGKTDNHCFDWETGDAAATEAVFAKADVVVKQEIVYPRVHPAPMETCGAIADVDKVSGKLTLYTTSQAPHAHRTVYALVSGIPEHKIRVVSPDIGGGFGNKVPIYPGYVCAIVASLVTGKPVKWMEDRSENLMSTGFARDYIMVGEIAATAEGKMLAIRTKVLADHGAFNGTAAPVKYPAGFFGVFTGSYDIEAAHCAMTAVYTNKAPGGVAYACSFRITEAVYLVERLVDCLAFDLKMDPAELRLKNLLRPEQFPYTSKTGWVYDSGDYETTMRKAMDMIGYQQLREEQKERRERGELMGIGMSFFTEAVGAGPRKDMDILGLGMADGCELRVHPTGKAVVRLSVQTQGQGHETTFAQIVAEELGIPPDDIDVVHGDTDNTPFGLGTYGSRSTPVSGAAAALVARKVRDKAKIIASGMLEASVADLEWEKGEFHVKGDPSAKVTIQDIAMRAHGAGDLPEGIEGGLDAQICYNPENLTYPYGAYFCVVDVDPGTAVVKVRRFLAVDDCGTRINPMIIEGQVHGGIVDGIGMALMQIIEFDEDGNCLGGSLMDYLIPTALEVPKLETGFTVTPSPHHPIGAKGIGESATVGSPAAVVNAVVDALAPFGVRHADMPLTPSRVWEAMQGRATPPI; translated from the coding sequence ATGACCACCGTCGAATCGCGTCCGCCGTCGGGCGACGCCGAAATCATCGACAACGACAAGAAACCCTGTGGCCACGGCCGCATGCTCCGCAAGGAGGATCCCCGCTTCATCCGGGGGCTCGGGAATTACGTCGACGACATCACATTACCCGGCATGCTGCACCTGGCGATCCTGCGGTCACCGGTCGCGCACGCACGGATCGTGAGCATCGATACCACTGCCGCACAGGAACACCCGAAGGTGACGGCAGTGGTGACGGGCGCCGACCTCGCCGCGAAGAACCTCGCCTGGATGCCGACGCTGTCCAACGACGTGCAGGCCGTGCTGGCCACCGACAAGGTGCGTTTCCAAGGCCAGGAGGTGGCGTTCGTCATCGCCGAGGACCGTTATTCGGCCCGGGACGCGCTGGAACTGATCGACGTCGAATACGACATGCTCGATCCCGTCGTCGACGCGCGCGCCGCACTCTCGCCCGACGCGCCGGTGATCCGCGACGACCTCGAGGGCAAGACGGACAATCACTGCTTCGACTGGGAGACAGGCGATGCCGCCGCGACCGAGGCCGTGTTCGCAAAGGCGGACGTGGTGGTGAAGCAGGAGATCGTCTACCCCAGGGTGCATCCGGCGCCGATGGAGACGTGCGGTGCGATCGCCGACGTCGACAAGGTGTCCGGCAAGCTCACCCTGTACACCACGTCGCAGGCACCGCACGCGCACCGGACGGTCTACGCCCTGGTCTCGGGGATCCCGGAGCACAAGATCCGGGTGGTGTCCCCGGACATCGGCGGGGGATTCGGCAACAAGGTCCCGATCTACCCGGGATACGTGTGTGCCATCGTGGCGTCGCTCGTGACGGGCAAACCGGTGAAGTGGATGGAGGATCGCAGCGAGAACCTGATGAGCACAGGCTTCGCCCGCGACTACATCATGGTCGGCGAGATCGCGGCGACCGCAGAGGGCAAGATGCTCGCGATCCGCACGAAGGTGCTGGCCGACCACGGTGCGTTCAACGGCACTGCGGCCCCGGTGAAGTATCCGGCCGGTTTCTTCGGCGTCTTCACCGGCAGCTACGACATCGAGGCCGCGCACTGCGCGATGACGGCGGTCTACACGAACAAGGCGCCCGGCGGGGTGGCGTACGCCTGCTCGTTCCGCATCACCGAGGCCGTGTATCTGGTCGAGCGGCTCGTCGACTGCCTGGCGTTCGATCTGAAGATGGATCCGGCGGAACTGCGGCTGAAGAATCTGCTGAGACCGGAACAGTTCCCGTACACCAGCAAGACCGGGTGGGTGTACGACTCGGGCGACTACGAGACGACCATGCGCAAGGCCATGGACATGATCGGCTACCAGCAGTTGCGCGAGGAGCAGAAGGAACGCCGCGAACGCGGCGAGCTGATGGGAATCGGCATGTCGTTCTTCACCGAGGCCGTCGGTGCCGGTCCCCGGAAGGACATGGACATCCTCGGTCTGGGCATGGCCGACGGCTGCGAACTGCGCGTCCACCCGACGGGCAAAGCCGTCGTGCGGTTGTCGGTGCAGACCCAGGGGCAGGGTCACGAGACGACGTTCGCGCAGATCGTGGCGGAGGAACTGGGGATCCCACCGGACGACATCGACGTCGTGCACGGCGACACCGACAACACGCCGTTCGGGCTCGGCACGTACGGCAGCCGGTCGACACCGGTGTCGGGGGCGGCCGCGGCGCTGGTGGCCCGCAAGGTCAGGGACAAGGCGAAGATCATCGCCTCGGGCATGCTCGAGGCCTCGGTCGCGGATCTGGAATGGGAGAAGGGCGAATTCCATGTGAAGGGCGATCCCTCGGCGAAGGTGACCATCCAGGACATCGCGATGCGGGCGCACGGCGCCGGCGACCTGCCGGAGGGAATCGAGGGCGGACTCGACGCACAGATCTGCTACAACCCCGAGAATCTGACGTACCCCTACGGCGCGTACTTCTGCGTCGTCGACGTCGATCCCGGCACCGCGGTGGTGAAGGTGCGGCGGTTCCTCGCCGTCGACGACTGCGGCACGCGCATCAACCCGATGATCATCGAGGGGCAGGTTCACGGCGGCATCGTCGACGGCATCGGTATGGCGCTCATGCAGATCATCGAGTTCGACGAGGACGGCAACTGCCTCGGCGGATCACTGATGGACTACCTGATCCCCACCGCGCTCGAGGTCCCGAAGCTCGAGACCGGTTTCACCGTCACCCCGTCACCCCACCACCCGATCGGTGCCAAGGGCATCGGCGAGTCCGCGACGGTCGGATCGCCCGCGGCCGTGGTGAACGCCGTCGTGGATGCGCTCGCACCGTTCGGTGTACGGCACGCCGACATGCCGCTCACCCCGTCCCGGGTGTGGGAGGCCATGCAGGGCCGCGCGACACCCCCGATCTGA
- a CDS encoding (2Fe-2S)-binding protein: MQVNMTVNGEAVSAEVEPRMLLVHFLRDQLGLTGTHWGCDTSNCGTCVVTVDGDPVKSCTMLAAMASGHDVRTVEGLEHDGELDPVQQGFMQCHGLQCGFCTPGMMMTARALLDREESPDEATIREAISGQICRCTGYTTIVRSIQWAADHRAGEAAEPEPAGDFDAEVQEDKTRGAEGAPMTVEEHATTGSKS; this comes from the coding sequence ATGCAGGTGAACATGACCGTCAACGGTGAAGCAGTGAGCGCCGAGGTGGAACCGCGCATGCTGCTGGTCCATTTCCTCCGCGACCAGCTCGGCCTGACCGGAACCCACTGGGGCTGCGACACCAGCAACTGCGGCACGTGCGTCGTCACCGTGGACGGCGATCCGGTGAAGTCGTGCACGATGCTCGCCGCGATGGCGAGCGGACACGACGTTCGCACGGTCGAGGGCCTCGAACACGACGGCGAACTCGATCCCGTCCAGCAGGGCTTCATGCAGTGCCACGGACTGCAGTGCGGGTTCTGCACCCCCGGCATGATGATGACGGCGCGGGCACTGCTCGACCGGGAGGAGAGCCCCGACGAGGCCACCATCCGGGAAGCGATCTCCGGGCAGATCTGCCGCTGCACCGGGTACACGACGATCGTGCGCTCGATCCAGTGGGCGGCGGACCATCGGGCGGGCGAGGCCGCCGAGCCGGAACCGGCCGGCGACTTCGACGCGGAGGTCCAGGAGGACAAGACGCGGGGCGCCGAGGGCGCACCGATGACAGTCGAGGAACACGCGACCACGGGAAGTAAGTCATGA
- a CDS encoding FAD binding domain-containing protein, with protein sequence MQVPGSFEYERATGVEDAIALLDRLGDEARLVAGGHSLLPMMKLRLANPEYLIDINDLEGELGYITTERSRLRIGAMTRHRRLLESDELAAAFPLFRDAEKVIADPVVRNRGTIGGSLCQADPAEDLTTVCSVLDATCVVRGPGGRREIPMSEFLVGPYETALAHNEMLIEIVIPVHGHSSSAYAKVERRTGDWAVTAAGAAVTVEGGEIARAAVGLTAVNPDPSGLSDVADYLTGRPPSEEAFAQAGRMAAQACEPVADARGTVDYKRHLASELTIRTLRTAVDRVLRSDVEHEPTGEEA encoded by the coding sequence ATGCAAGTACCAGGATCCTTCGAATACGAGCGTGCAACGGGCGTCGAGGACGCCATCGCCCTGCTCGACCGGCTGGGCGACGAAGCCCGCCTCGTCGCAGGCGGCCACAGCCTGCTCCCCATGATGAAACTTCGCCTCGCCAATCCCGAGTACCTCATCGACATCAACGATCTCGAGGGCGAACTCGGCTACATCACGACCGAGCGGTCGAGGCTGCGGATCGGTGCGATGACACGGCACCGCCGGCTGCTCGAATCGGACGAACTCGCGGCGGCGTTCCCCCTCTTCCGCGACGCGGAGAAGGTGATCGCCGACCCGGTGGTCCGCAACCGCGGGACCATCGGCGGATCGCTGTGCCAGGCGGATCCGGCCGAGGACCTCACCACTGTCTGCTCTGTTCTCGACGCCACCTGCGTGGTGCGTGGGCCCGGCGGACGCCGCGAGATCCCCATGTCCGAGTTCCTCGTCGGGCCGTACGAGACGGCGCTCGCACACAACGAGATGCTCATCGAGATCGTGATACCCGTCCACGGCCACAGCTCCAGCGCGTACGCCAAGGTCGAACGGCGGACCGGGGATTGGGCGGTCACCGCGGCCGGAGCGGCCGTCACGGTGGAGGGCGGCGAGATCGCCCGGGCAGCGGTCGGCCTCACGGCGGTCAACCCGGATCCGTCCGGACTCTCGGATGTCGCCGACTACCTGACCGGACGTCCCCCGTCCGAGGAGGCGTTCGCCCAGGCCGGGCGGATGGCCGCGCAGGCCTGCGAACCCGTCGCCGACGCCCGCGGCACCGTCGACTACAAACGCCATCTCGCATCCGAACTCACGATCCGCACACTCCGTACAGCGGTCGACCGGGTGCTCCGCAGTGACGTGGAGCACGAGCCGACCGGAGAAGAGGCATAG
- a CDS encoding XdhC family protein, which translates to MREVLADLMAVWTAGGTAGVGTVVRTFRSAPRPPGASMVVAPDGTASGSVSGGCVEGAVYELACEVTASGTPVLQRYGISDENAFEVGLTCGGIIDIFVEPVSRNTFPELSEIAQDIDNHQPVAVATVVAHPDAPRVGRRLVVRPENVSGSLGSDRADSAVTDDARGLLAAGASTVLTYGTDGERRGEGMEVFVASYAPRPRMLVFGAIDFAAAVARQGAFMGYRVTVCDARPVFATHARFPTADEVVVDWPHRYLAAQAEAQAIDGRTVICVLTHDPKFDVPLLETALRLPDVAFIGAMGSRRTDLDRRERLREAGLTDTELDRLSSPIGLDIGARTPEETAVSIAAEIIARRWGGTGRPLAESSGRIHHEEPVDSSVD; encoded by the coding sequence ATGCGCGAGGTGCTGGCGGACCTGATGGCGGTGTGGACCGCCGGCGGGACAGCGGGTGTCGGAACCGTGGTCCGCACATTCCGCTCCGCTCCGCGACCGCCGGGGGCATCGATGGTCGTGGCACCCGATGGCACTGCGTCCGGCTCGGTGTCCGGCGGGTGTGTCGAGGGAGCGGTCTACGAACTTGCATGCGAGGTCACGGCGTCCGGCACGCCGGTGCTGCAGCGGTACGGGATCAGCGACGAGAACGCGTTCGAGGTGGGTCTCACCTGTGGTGGAATCATCGACATTTTCGTCGAACCGGTGTCGCGCAACACTTTCCCCGAGCTCAGTGAGATCGCCCAGGACATCGACAATCACCAACCGGTCGCCGTGGCCACCGTTGTCGCGCATCCCGATGCCCCTCGTGTGGGGCGACGTCTGGTCGTCCGGCCCGAGAACGTGAGCGGTTCACTCGGCTCCGACCGAGCCGATTCCGCGGTGACCGACGACGCGCGGGGTCTCCTCGCGGCGGGCGCCAGCACGGTGCTGACGTATGGCACCGACGGTGAGCGTCGCGGCGAGGGCATGGAAGTGTTCGTCGCCAGCTACGCGCCGAGGCCGCGCATGCTCGTGTTCGGGGCCATCGACTTCGCCGCTGCGGTGGCCCGGCAGGGCGCCTTCATGGGATACCGGGTTACGGTCTGCGACGCCCGTCCGGTGTTTGCGACACACGCGCGGTTCCCGACGGCCGACGAGGTGGTGGTGGACTGGCCTCACCGGTATCTCGCTGCGCAGGCCGAGGCGCAGGCCATCGACGGCCGGACCGTGATCTGCGTGCTCACCCACGACCCCAAGTTCGACGTTCCCCTCCTCGAGACGGCGCTGCGCCTCCCGGACGTCGCGTTCATCGGCGCCATGGGCTCCCGCAGAACGGACCTGGACCGGCGTGAACGCCTACGTGAGGCCGGTCTGACCGACACCGAACTCGACCGGCTGTCGAGCCCCATCGGCCTGGACATCGGCGCCCGGACACCCGAGGAGACTGCGGTGTCCATCGCCGCCGAGATCATCGCCCGCCGGTGGGGTGGCACGGGGCGCCCGCTGGCTGAGTCGAGCGGCCGGATCCACCACGAGGAACCCGTCGATTCCTCCGTCGACTAG
- a CDS encoding response regulator, whose protein sequence is MPITVLLVDDQELMRMGLNMVLDAQDDIVVVGEAGDGAAAVAAVRKLEPDVVLMDVRMPVVDGVSATAQILESGVASRVLVMTTFDLDEHAMGALRAGASGFLLKDTPSEDLVSAIRSVAAGDAVVSPKVTRRLLARFLDDGPAPRRDPAVLDVLTEREREVLQLVATGLSNTEIAESLFLSESTVKSHIGRILTKLNVRDRVQAVVLAYETGLVRPGS, encoded by the coding sequence GTGCCGATCACCGTGCTACTCGTGGACGACCAGGAATTGATGCGTATGGGCCTCAATATGGTGCTCGACGCGCAGGACGACATCGTGGTGGTCGGCGAGGCCGGCGACGGGGCGGCCGCGGTGGCGGCGGTCCGTAAACTCGAACCCGATGTGGTGCTGATGGATGTGCGCATGCCGGTGGTGGACGGGGTCAGTGCGACGGCGCAGATACTCGAATCCGGGGTCGCCAGCCGCGTACTCGTCATGACGACGTTCGACCTCGACGAGCACGCGATGGGGGCGTTGCGGGCGGGGGCCAGTGGTTTCCTGCTCAAGGACACCCCCTCGGAGGACCTGGTGTCGGCCATCCGCAGTGTGGCGGCAGGAGATGCTGTGGTGTCGCCGAAGGTGACGCGGCGACTGCTGGCCCGTTTCCTCGACGACGGCCCGGCTCCGCGCCGCGACCCGGCGGTACTGGACGTGCTGACCGAGCGGGAACGGGAAGTGCTGCAGCTGGTCGCCACCGGATTGTCGAACACGGAGATCGCGGAAAGTCTGTTCCTGTCCGAGTCGACGGTGAAGTCGCACATCGGCCGGATACTCACCAAATTGAATGTCCGGGACCGCGTGCAGGCGGTGGTCCTGGCCTACGAGACGGGCCTGGTGCGGCCCGGCTCGTAG
- a CDS encoding FxsA family protein, which produces MYAAMFLLYVVVEIAALIWVGGTIGVLWTACLFLGGSLVGLMLMRSQWRRVIQGLRAAAGGKGSPGAAVADGALVAVGSALMVVPGLVTSLLGLLLLIPPTRWLLRPVVVLVAGKRAAVVAAGAEAFARAPRRGSGEVIEGEVVHDVFDGEVVDPQPRTPTRDPRLLP; this is translated from the coding sequence ATGTACGCCGCAATGTTTCTGCTCTACGTGGTGGTGGAGATCGCCGCACTCATCTGGGTGGGCGGCACGATCGGCGTGCTCTGGACAGCCTGCCTCTTCCTCGGTGGATCGCTCGTCGGACTGATGCTGATGCGCTCGCAGTGGCGCCGGGTGATCCAGGGGCTGCGCGCAGCCGCAGGCGGCAAGGGGTCGCCGGGTGCGGCGGTAGCGGACGGCGCCCTCGTGGCGGTCGGTTCGGCGCTGATGGTGGTGCCCGGGCTCGTCACCTCACTTCTCGGGCTGCTTCTGCTGATCCCGCCCACCCGATGGCTGCTTCGGCCCGTGGTCGTGCTGGTTGCCGGCAAGCGCGCCGCCGTCGTCGCGGCCGGCGCCGAGGCCTTCGCGCGGGCCCCACGTCGAGGCAGCGGTGAAGTGATCGAAGGTGAGGTGGTGCACGACGTGTTCGACGGTGAGGTAGTCGATCCGCAACCTCGAACCCCGACCCGTGATCCACGCCTTCTGCCCTAG
- a CDS encoding amidohydrolase, producing the protein MPVTTQLLVGGRIYSSFAPDATSMAVTDGTVVWVGDDRAARALHPDAEIVDLDGAFVTPAFVDTHVHVTALGLNIVGLDLVGVGSLRECLDRLQSFARTHDDAVIWGHGWDDSNWPEGAGPTTAQLDEAAPSRPVYLSRIDVHSAVCSTALRQLVPDVNGTAGYSPDGPLTFEAHHAARTVARSLLTERQRAVARAAALDAIAARGIVAVHECGGPDIAGLDDFRELLSTSNAVEVRGYWGQAVSDVEEARKLLQDTGAHALGGDLFIDGSIGSHTAWLREPYADAPGTTGKSYLTVDEIAAHLRACTIAGIQAGFHVIGDAAVRAAVDALALVAGELGGPAVAAAGHRLEHAEMMSTEDAARLATWGVIASVQPAFDALWGGTNGLYAQRLGRDRAITLNPFSAAASAGVSLALSSDAPVTPVEPWAMVRAAVQHRTPGSGISPRAAFSAATRGAWRAGGVRDGLAGTLNPGAPASYAVWDAGELVVSAPQDSVQRWSTDPRSRVPALPRLDEDAPTPVLLRSVHRGSIVHER; encoded by the coding sequence GTGCCCGTGACTACCCAACTGCTGGTCGGCGGCCGAATCTACAGTTCCTTTGCACCAGACGCCACGTCGATGGCAGTGACCGACGGAACCGTCGTGTGGGTCGGCGACGACCGCGCAGCCCGCGCACTGCACCCGGACGCCGAGATCGTGGACCTGGACGGCGCGTTCGTCACTCCGGCGTTCGTCGACACCCACGTCCACGTGACCGCCCTGGGGCTGAACATCGTGGGCCTCGACCTGGTCGGTGTCGGCTCGCTGCGCGAGTGCCTCGACCGGTTGCAGTCCTTTGCACGCACCCACGACGACGCCGTCATCTGGGGGCACGGCTGGGACGACTCGAACTGGCCGGAGGGCGCCGGCCCCACCACGGCGCAGCTGGACGAGGCCGCGCCGAGCCGCCCGGTGTACCTTTCGCGGATCGATGTTCACTCCGCGGTGTGCTCCACTGCGCTGCGGCAGCTGGTCCCCGATGTGAACGGAACCGCGGGCTACTCTCCGGACGGACCGCTGACCTTCGAGGCGCACCACGCCGCCCGCACGGTCGCCCGGTCCCTGCTGACGGAACGGCAGCGGGCAGTCGCCCGCGCCGCAGCGCTCGACGCCATTGCCGCCCGCGGAATCGTCGCGGTGCACGAGTGTGGCGGTCCGGACATCGCCGGACTGGACGACTTCCGCGAATTGTTGTCCACCTCCAACGCAGTGGAGGTGCGAGGTTACTGGGGGCAGGCAGTCTCCGACGTCGAGGAGGCTCGGAAACTCCTGCAGGACACGGGCGCTCACGCTCTCGGCGGCGACCTGTTCATCGATGGCTCCATCGGGTCTCACACCGCGTGGCTCCGCGAACCCTACGCCGATGCGCCCGGCACCACCGGGAAGAGCTACCTCACCGTCGACGAGATCGCGGCCCACCTCCGGGCCTGCACGATCGCCGGCATTCAGGCGGGCTTCCACGTGATCGGCGACGCCGCAGTCCGGGCCGCGGTCGATGCCCTCGCGCTGGTAGCCGGCGAACTCGGCGGACCCGCCGTCGCCGCGGCCGGACACCGGCTCGAGCACGCCGAGATGATGAGCACCGAAGACGCGGCCCGCCTCGCGACCTGGGGTGTGATCGCCAGCGTGCAGCCCGCGTTCGACGCCCTGTGGGGTGGGACGAACGGTCTCTACGCACAGCGTCTCGGCCGCGACCGGGCCATCACCTTGAACCCGTTCTCCGCGGCCGCGTCCGCCGGAGTGTCGCTGGCGCTGAGTTCCGACGCTCCCGTGACCCCGGTCGAACCGTGGGCGATGGTCCGTGCGGCAGTCCAGCACCGGACACCGGGAAGCGGCATCTCGCCGCGTGCCGCGTTCTCCGCGGCCACTCGTGGGGCCTGGCGGGCCGGCGGGGTCCGGGACGGGCTGGCGGGCACCCTCAACCCGGGCGCCCCGGCGTCGTATGCGGTGTGGGATGCCGGGGAGCTGGTGGTCAGCGCCCCCCAGGATTCCGTCCAGCGGTGGTCGACCGATCCGCGGTCCCGGGTGCCCGCCCTGCCGCGACTCGACGAAGACGCACCCACGCCGGTGCTGCTGCGTTCGGTGCACCGGGGGAGCATCGTCCATGAGCGCTGA
- the lnt gene encoding apolipoprotein N-acyltransferase, with product MSADEAVPGRSTGVRGLVSRALVSVAAGFLIFAGFPPRPLWFLAPVGIALLVLVLTGAGGPAPRLRAGFGYGYLAGLGFLVPLLPWIGVFVGALPWLALAAVEAVFVGLFGVVAVLVSRLRWAPLWIAAGWSLTEWLRASVPFGGFPWGRLAFGQSEGWLLPLASLGGAPLLSFGVALTGAGLASAAVTVWARAHGAADWKRPLAGGLAAALAATVLSVALAPALADMGSGDRTITVAAIQGSVPKLGLDFNDQRKRVLDNHVRRTLQLADEVAAGAVPQPDVVVWPENASDIDPLRNADAAADISRASDAIGAPILVGAVLVNADRTTTNSVIVWDGDEGPGERHDKRIIQPFGEYLPYRDFFRHFSSYADRAGNFVPGGGDGVVHANGVTVGVATCYEVAFDRAFEGSVRAGAELLAVPTNNATFGDTEMTYQQLAMSKVRAVEHGRAVVVAATSGVSAIIAPDGSTVEQTSLFVPAALVSEVPLRTQLTPASRLGPLPEVLLCIAAAAAVVAALVPRRRSARPPSGKMRAVPECGMGETLRTGGPIGNPRRTPE from the coding sequence ATGAGCGCTGACGAGGCCGTGCCCGGCCGGTCGACTGGCGTTCGCGGGCTGGTGTCGCGTGCCCTCGTGTCCGTGGCCGCCGGGTTTCTGATCTTCGCCGGATTTCCTCCCCGGCCGCTGTGGTTCCTGGCACCGGTCGGTATCGCACTGCTCGTCCTGGTTCTCACCGGCGCGGGCGGGCCGGCGCCGCGACTCCGCGCCGGCTTCGGCTACGGGTATCTGGCGGGTCTGGGCTTCCTGGTACCGCTGTTGCCGTGGATCGGTGTGTTCGTCGGCGCCCTGCCGTGGCTGGCGCTCGCGGCCGTCGAGGCGGTGTTCGTGGGCCTGTTCGGGGTGGTGGCCGTCCTCGTGTCCCGGTTGCGCTGGGCGCCCCTGTGGATCGCGGCCGGCTGGTCACTCACCGAATGGTTGCGTGCCAGCGTCCCGTTCGGCGGTTTCCCTTGGGGCAGGCTCGCTTTCGGGCAGTCGGAGGGATGGCTACTGCCGTTGGCGAGTCTCGGCGGCGCCCCACTGCTCAGCTTCGGGGTGGCCCTGACGGGCGCCGGACTGGCCTCCGCCGCCGTGACGGTGTGGGCTCGGGCGCACGGCGCGGCGGACTGGAAGCGACCTCTTGCCGGCGGTCTGGCCGCGGCCCTCGCTGCCACGGTGCTGTCGGTGGCGTTGGCGCCGGCGCTCGCCGACATGGGGTCGGGGGACCGGACGATCACCGTCGCGGCAATCCAGGGGAGCGTGCCCAAACTGGGGCTCGACTTCAACGACCAACGCAAACGGGTCCTCGACAATCACGTGCGGCGCACCCTCCAACTGGCCGACGAGGTGGCCGCGGGGGCGGTGCCGCAACCGGATGTCGTCGTCTGGCCGGAGAACGCGTCCGATATCGATCCGCTGCGTAACGCGGACGCGGCCGCGGACATCTCCCGCGCGTCCGACGCGATCGGCGCGCCGATCCTGGTGGGTGCGGTGCTGGTCAACGCCGACCGCACCACGACCAATTCGGTGATCGTCTGGGACGGCGACGAGGGACCGGGCGAACGACACGACAAACGCATCATCCAACCGTTCGGCGAGTACCTGCCCTACCGCGACTTCTTCCGGCACTTCTCCTCCTACGCCGACCGGGCCGGCAACTTCGTACCCGGCGGTGGGGACGGCGTCGTCCACGCGAACGGTGTCACCGTCGGGGTCGCCACCTGTTATGAAGTGGCGTTCGATCGGGCCTTCGAGGGGTCGGTGCGGGCCGGCGCGGAACTGCTCGCCGTTCCGACGAACAACGCCACCTTCGGCGATACCGAGATGACGTATCAGCAACTCGCCATGTCGAAGGTGCGGGCCGTCGAGCACGGGCGGGCGGTGGTGGTCGCTGCCACCAGCGGTGTCAGTGCGATCATCGCGCCGGACGGCTCCACCGTGGAACAGACGTCACTGTTCGTGCCCGCCGCCCTGGTGTCGGAGGTGCCGCTGCGGACCCAGCTGACTCCGGCGAGTCGCCTCGGGCCTCTGCCGGAGGTCCTACTCTGCATCGCCGCCGCCGCTGCGGTCGTGGCCGCTCTGGTGCCGCGCCGACGATCCGCCCGCCCACCATCAGGCAAAATGCGGGCTGTTCCAGAATGTGGAATGGGTGAAACGCTTCGAACCGGAGGCCCGATAGGGAACCCGAGGCGTACTCCTGAGTAA